One Fuerstiella marisgermanici DNA window includes the following coding sequences:
- a CDS encoding ISL3 family transposase, with protein MQGTDFYEQILGLTGPWFVADVQLDMEAQQVDVFVEHGEGETFCCPDCDRQLPCYDHTKSRKWRHLDTMQFATILHARTPRVKCPDHGVKQIRLPWAEKNSRFSLFFERFAIDVLLATQTVKGACSILGISWDESWHILQKAVARGKDRKQSKNLPRIGIDEKAFRKRHNYVTLIYDLDKSTVEAISDGHDTAAADACFDQLSDSEKQSVEAVAMDMSAAYVKSTKGNIALAEQKIVHDRFHIMKLATEAVDKVRRSEQKKLRAEGDDRLTGTRYLWLSGQENLSEKQQERFDAAWKAELLTGKAWAYKEMLRDLWVHDTPAEATTFFNDWYKRVIHTKLEPMKKVARTIKERLANVVSYCTHGITNAVAEGMNSKIMAIKRRVGGYRNRDNFKTAILFYCGGLDLYPQ; from the coding sequence ATGCAGGGAACAGACTTTTACGAACAGATTTTGGGACTGACGGGGCCGTGGTTTGTGGCGGACGTTCAGCTGGATATGGAAGCTCAACAGGTCGACGTTTTCGTCGAACATGGCGAGGGCGAAACTTTTTGCTGTCCGGATTGCGACAGGCAGCTGCCGTGCTATGACCACACGAAGTCTCGCAAATGGCGGCATCTGGACACGATGCAATTTGCGACCATCCTTCATGCCCGCACGCCTCGCGTGAAGTGCCCGGATCATGGCGTCAAACAGATCAGGCTTCCCTGGGCGGAAAAGAACAGCCGCTTCTCATTGTTCTTTGAACGCTTCGCCATCGACGTTCTTCTGGCCACACAAACCGTGAAAGGGGCGTGCAGCATTCTGGGGATCTCATGGGATGAATCGTGGCACATTCTGCAGAAGGCGGTGGCTCGCGGGAAGGATCGCAAACAATCGAAGAACCTCCCTCGAATCGGCATCGACGAGAAAGCCTTTCGAAAACGACACAACTACGTCACGCTGATCTATGACTTGGACAAGAGCACTGTCGAAGCGATTTCCGATGGTCATGACACGGCAGCCGCTGATGCCTGTTTCGATCAGCTTTCCGACAGTGAAAAGCAGTCTGTGGAGGCGGTTGCGATGGACATGAGTGCCGCATACGTCAAGAGCACCAAAGGCAACATTGCATTGGCCGAACAGAAGATTGTGCACGACCGCTTTCACATCATGAAGCTGGCAACCGAAGCCGTCGACAAGGTCCGTCGGTCGGAGCAGAAGAAGCTTCGCGCCGAAGGCGATGATCGATTGACGGGAACTCGGTATCTGTGGCTTTCAGGCCAGGAGAATCTCAGCGAAAAACAGCAGGAACGCTTTGATGCCGCATGGAAGGCAGAGTTACTCACGGGCAAAGCGTGGGCCTACAAGGAGATGCTGCGAGACCTCTGGGTTCATGACACTCCGGCAGAGGCCACGACGTTCTTCAATGACTGGTACAAGCGAGTCATCCACACAAAGCTGGAGCCAATGAAGAAAGTCGCTCGCACGATCAAAGAACGCTTAGCCAATGTGGTGAGCTACTGCACTCACGGAATCACAAACGCCGTCGCCGAAGGAATGAACAGCAAAATCATGGCCATCAAACGAAGAGTCGGCGGATACCGAAACCGCGACAACTTCAAAACCGCCATCCTCTTCTACTGCGGAGGACTCGACCTCTACCCACAATAA
- a CDS encoding DNA primase family protein: MDTMTRALEQLQRQGSIGPTARSEPPKVIKQQHQESQFRQTVNLFVGPGNVFEIRILGVGSRGTTHAGYFDNIDMAWGNALRYADQSVPNRGIYFCLNPIDSALLARSANRIGDKPDTLTSDKDVTARRWLYGDFDPVRPKGVSSTDDELAAAVERAADYAEWLREIGAPEGVSATSGNGAHLLLPIDLPNDEPSKVLIQKAFAVLHDKFSDNVVDFDRSCFNSARICRLYGTENRKGDSIADRPHRMAWLNYVPDYLRQRTGEFCPTEVLQEIAAMKVKKKTTAAVPAMLNDVKPRLMVEHYLQHHGLNFSIDSKAGYSAFILTDGCPFNAEHRGKDAMVTQGDDGAIGFKCFHNGCSDNKWAQLKEKFPPLPEHWDKPLKKRKPGRRKTDAPPIDPDDPGALDQYDLDKGDAYGLQSMTEAEKFLHRKYPHDHSERHALAFYQGGFLAYRDKRWVNVLEKELRSLAVKHLKSRFKEVRGSAISEVMEFIKADTLVSEFNEMPCHLDEPEREFIAFENGMAELESLLAGKTELIPHSHAWFSRSSLPYGFDPGAQCPQWEWTLRQNLENDIERIRICQEWFGYCLTHGTEFQKFLLVAGEGGCGKSVMLKALEDLVGKPNFSSVGINELTNPFSWWNMHGKQVNIRHELESTGKVSESALRELTTGDTVEFQRKMMNSVTGRPTAKMVFACNVLPKFRDKSLGLWRRVLLLPFNRPVPEAEKVKAMAETGYWASIGELPGMFNWALDGLRRLRGQNGFTSSEVCDNALQRYRDECNTVQTYLKDCFVFTANPTNELTTQSMYERYLEWCKDHYLNFPVSLPTFGKEILRTFPEAQPRRRADGTGQRGFAGIIQRPSEIEQRETDAKIMNEWG; the protein is encoded by the coding sequence ATGGACACCATGACGCGAGCGCTGGAGCAATTACAACGACAAGGCAGCATTGGCCCTACAGCACGAAGCGAACCGCCGAAAGTTATCAAACAGCAACATCAGGAATCACAGTTCAGGCAGACGGTAAATTTATTTGTCGGGCCAGGTAACGTTTTTGAAATCCGAATTTTGGGCGTTGGCAGTCGAGGTACCACGCATGCTGGCTACTTCGACAATATCGACATGGCCTGGGGAAATGCACTTCGTTACGCAGACCAGTCGGTCCCGAATCGAGGCATCTACTTTTGCCTCAACCCAATCGATTCTGCTTTGCTCGCGAGGTCCGCAAACAGGATCGGCGACAAGCCGGACACATTAACTTCTGATAAGGACGTCACGGCACGTCGCTGGCTATACGGTGACTTTGATCCGGTCAGACCCAAAGGTGTGTCCAGTACCGACGATGAGCTTGCTGCCGCTGTAGAGCGAGCCGCAGACTATGCTGAATGGCTTCGCGAGATTGGCGCGCCGGAAGGTGTGTCGGCCACATCCGGAAACGGCGCTCACTTGTTGCTACCGATCGACCTGCCGAACGATGAACCGTCAAAAGTGCTGATCCAGAAAGCGTTTGCAGTCCTGCATGATAAATTCTCAGACAACGTTGTGGACTTTGATCGATCGTGCTTCAACTCTGCCAGAATCTGCAGGCTCTACGGCACCGAGAATCGAAAGGGCGATAGCATTGCCGACCGTCCTCACCGAATGGCTTGGCTGAACTATGTCCCGGACTATCTTAGACAACGGACAGGGGAATTCTGCCCTACCGAAGTGCTGCAAGAAATCGCAGCAATGAAAGTCAAAAAGAAAACGACAGCGGCAGTGCCTGCGATGCTGAATGACGTTAAGCCGCGTCTCATGGTGGAACATTACTTACAGCACCACGGACTTAACTTTAGCATCGACTCGAAAGCAGGATACTCGGCGTTCATCCTGACTGACGGTTGCCCGTTCAACGCAGAGCATCGCGGCAAAGATGCGATGGTTACGCAGGGCGATGACGGGGCGATAGGTTTTAAGTGCTTCCATAATGGTTGCAGCGATAACAAGTGGGCACAACTCAAAGAAAAGTTTCCGCCGCTGCCAGAGCACTGGGACAAGCCACTAAAGAAACGGAAACCGGGCCGCCGCAAGACTGATGCGCCGCCGATTGATCCTGATGACCCCGGTGCGTTGGACCAGTACGACTTAGACAAGGGCGATGCGTACGGGCTGCAATCGATGACGGAAGCGGAAAAATTCTTACATCGGAAATATCCGCATGATCACAGCGAGCGGCATGCTTTGGCGTTTTACCAAGGCGGTTTTCTCGCGTACCGCGACAAGCGATGGGTCAACGTGCTTGAAAAGGAACTTCGAAGCTTGGCTGTCAAGCATCTGAAGTCGCGGTTCAAGGAAGTGAGAGGATCGGCCATTTCTGAAGTGATGGAATTCATTAAGGCTGACACTCTCGTCAGTGAATTTAACGAGATGCCTTGCCACCTTGATGAACCCGAACGCGAGTTCATCGCGTTCGAGAACGGCATGGCAGAACTCGAATCACTACTTGCCGGTAAGACAGAACTGATTCCACATTCGCACGCATGGTTCAGCCGGTCATCGTTGCCCTATGGTTTCGATCCGGGCGCACAGTGTCCGCAATGGGAATGGACTCTCCGTCAGAACCTGGAAAACGATATCGAGCGAATCAGGATCTGCCAGGAGTGGTTCGGCTACTGCTTAACGCACGGGACCGAATTTCAAAAGTTCTTACTCGTTGCGGGCGAAGGCGGCTGCGGGAAATCAGTGATGCTAAAAGCTCTTGAAGATCTCGTTGGCAAACCGAACTTTTCATCGGTTGGCATTAACGAACTGACCAACCCGTTTAGCTGGTGGAACATGCACGGCAAGCAGGTCAACATCCGCCATGAACTGGAATCGACCGGCAAGGTATCTGAGAGTGCTTTGCGAGAACTCACCACGGGCGACACTGTTGAGTTTCAACGCAAAATGATGAACAGCGTGACTGGCAGGCCAACCGCTAAAATGGTGTTCGCATGCAATGTGCTACCGAAATTTAGAGACAAGTCACTCGGTCTGTGGAGGCGCGTACTGTTGCTGCCATTCAACCGGCCGGTGCCTGAAGCGGAAAAAGTCAAAGCAATGGCTGAGACGGGTTACTGGGCGTCCATCGGCGAACTGCCCGGTATGTTCAACTGGGCACTTGATGGGCTCAGGCGCTTGCGTGGACAGAACGGTTTCACGAGTTCAGAAGTCTGCGATAACGCACTCCAACGCTATCGCGATGAGTGCAACACAGTGCAGACGTACCTGAAGGACTGTTTCGTGTTCACCGCCAATCCGACAAATGAACTGACTACGCAGAGCATGTACGAACGCTACCTGGAATGGTGCAAAGATCACTACCTCAACTTCCCGGTTAGCCTGCCCACGTTCGGCAAAGAGATACTTCGAACGTTCCCCGAAGCGCAACCACGCCGACGGGCAGACGGGACAGGGCAGCGTGGTTTTGCAGGAATCATTCAGAGGCCGTCTGAAATCGAGCAAAGGGAAACTGACGCAAAAATCATGAATGAGTGGGGCTAA
- a CDS encoding helix-turn-helix domain-containing protein, whose amino-acid sequence MTDHTVTQLSELMQRSRSSITTLIESGKLEAYDAAPDGRYRQYRVTPEALEKFRAANKAAKSKQPKQRRVAKPVKRYV is encoded by the coding sequence ATGACTGATCACACCGTTACGCAACTCTCGGAACTGATGCAGCGGTCGCGTTCATCGATCACAACGCTAATCGAATCCGGCAAACTAGAAGCCTATGACGCCGCGCCTGACGGAAGGTACCGGCAGTATCGTGTCACGCCTGAAGCGCTGGAGAAATTCCGCGCGGCCAATAAGGCAGCGAAGTCGAAACAGCCGAAGCAACGGCGTGTGGCAAAGCCGGTGAAGAGGTACGTCTGA